Genomic segment of Nostoc commune NIES-4072:
CGCGCCTCTTGTAGAAGATTACGAAAAATTATATACCCTTGCCAAAGCAAATCTCACTCATGTAGAAGCTCTATTATCTAACTGGCCTTCGACTGAGGAGGTGGATAATGATAATGAAGAATTCAACTCTGAAAAAGGAAAAAATTTCTTCTTATTCTTAAGTGAGGAATCTGTTAATGACGATGTTGAACCTATTACCCATCCTATATTAGACGATTCACAGGATACATCACCAGTCGCAACCCAATTGCTTGACTCCACTTAACAAAACATATTCACACTTATACAAGCTTGGTCAGGTGAAGAATCTCATGCAGCTACAGATAGTCCATTCCTCCTAGAGCCACCGATAGAAACATCAACTCAACAGCAAGCGCTCTATGGAACCGAGATCCCCATGCTGCCTATTTTTCAATCGCTGTCTCGCCCGGAAGCTATTGAACAGGTATTGGCAGAACATATTGGCACAATTGTTCACATCGATTTTATTGTCAAAACGCTTTATGGAGAGTTAGAGCCAGATGTCTTAAAGGTCGTCAAAGGCAGAGTTCAATCATCCCTCACTAAGGGCAGGGAAAGCAATAAATGGTTCAGTGTCTCTGGAAAACCCGGACATTATACTCTCTCTTTAACTTTACTACCCAAAAATCAGACGAAAAATTCATCTACCAGAGCAAAGGGCAAAAACCATAAACAAGTTAGTTAGTAACAACAGTTGCTCATTTGACGATTAGCGATAACGCACATTTTGGCGCTACTGTTGTATCAGAACAGAATCTCTCAACTCCGATTTAACTCATGATGAGTCTCCTTAAAGTCGAGAATTTTCCATCGTTAACCTTGTCCGAAATTCAGCAGTATTTAGAGAGTGGGCTGTTTCGTGGCATCGGCAAGAAAACTGCTCAAACTCTTGTCAAACACTTTGGAACTTCAACCTTATCAGTGTTAGACAATGCTCCAGAAAAACTGGCTTCAATTCCTGAACTTAGTACTTATCGAATCACCGCAATTACTTCATCTTGGTCATCAAGTAAAACTAATCCTAACTTTGGGGTTATTACTCAACTTCTGGCTGTGGGAACTTCATTAAAATTAGCCTTAAAAATTTGTGACCATTACGGACACAAAACCTCTTCTGTACTGCAAAACAACCCTTATCGCCTAGCGGATGAAGTCGATGGTATTGGTTTTAAAACTGCTGATCAGCTAGCGATATCTTTAGGAATCTCACTTGATAGTGAGACTCGCTATGCTTCATCTCTAATCCATGTTTTGAAATCGGCAATGCAAGAAGGCAATTGTTTTCTCCCATCATCGCAATTGCTTGCCGCCGCTATGGATGCGCTCAACCATAGGGAGCATACACCTGATATTCAATCTTTAAGTACTATTCTTGCTAAGTTAATAGATAAGGGAACTTTAATTTCTGGTGAGAGTGGAGAGAGCGTTTACCTGAAAGCTGTTTACCGTGCTGAACTTTCTGTGGCTTTAAAAATCCAAGCTCACCTGAATCAACCGACTCGTCCGAAAGAACATCTTGAACACTGGTTAAGCAATCTTCAAGCAACTGACTATCGCCAACTCTCACGCTTGAGCGATGAACAACTTAGTGCTTTGGTCATGGCAGCTAAACATCCAATCAGCATTATTACTGGTGGCCCTGGTCGCGGCAAAACCCATGTTCTGAAAACTTTAGTGGAATGGTTGACTTCAATTAGGGCAACTATTACTCTTACCGCCCCCACTGGAAAAGCTGCTAACCGAATCAAAGATGCCACAGGCATGGAAGCAAGTACCATTCACCGTCTACTTCAGTGGCAGGGAGTTGGGCAAGCTTTCCTTTATAACGAAGAGAATTTGCTTGCTCTCGACTGGCTGATTGTTGATGAATTTTCAATGGTAGATATATTCCTGTTTAATTCTCTACTCAAAGCAGTGCCAGCCAAAACCCAAATTTTGTTGGTAGGAGACTCTGACCAATTACCCAGTGTCGGAGCCGGAATGGTGCTACGAGATTTGCTTCATTCGGATCTTATACCAACAACAAGATTGCAAACCATTTATCGGCAGCGACACGAGAGTTTAATTATCTATGCAGCTACCGACGTAAATTTGGGTACAGTGCCGACATTGCACAAGTTTCATCAGCCCCAAGAGTGGATGGATGTAAGCGACTGCGCCATGCTAGAAACTCCTTCACCACAAGCAACCGCTAACACTATTGTCTCTTTAGCTCTAGCCATGAGCAAAGAAAATGTGGATTTAAATCAACAACTCATGGTATTAGCACCCCAAAAATCGGGACTAGCAGGCGTGAACAACCTTAATAAGCTTCTTGCCCCTATTTTCAACCCAAAACTTGAGAATCAGGCAGAAGTTGTTTCTGGCTCTGTCATCTACCGAGTTGGCGATCGCGTTATCCAACTGAAAAACCGTTATGAAACTGTCCCACCAGTAATGAACGGGGAGATGGGCAGAATTATTGCTGTAGACCCTCGCCATGAACTGCTAACAATTGATTGGGAAGGCGGCGCGCGAGTTGATTATTACAGGAGTGACTTTGAGCAAATCATGCATTCCTTTTGTATTACTTGCCATAAGAGCCAGGGTAGTGAATTTCCTTATGTGATTTTTCCATTACTCACCTCTAACTCCCGAATGCTAACCCGCCAATTGCTTTATACCACCATGACCCGTGCAATGGGTACATTTATTGCTGTTGGTCAACTTCTTGCATTAAATATTGCTGTCGCCACAGATAAGCCCGCTAAACGCTTTACTGGGCTTACCAATTTACTCATTTCACCCCCTAATGAATTAGCAAATATTTGGCGCAGATTAGGTAACGCCACCAAATCTCCAACAACAGCATCTACTCTAACCATCGCTTCTAGACTCCAACAACGCCAATTGACTGCTACACAAGGACAGATGACAACTATTGGTAGTCTTGCACTACAAATGTATGAGTCCAAATTTGGTTATCGTCCTTCAAAGCAACCCGAACTTGTCGGCAAGTTTCGCTTTAAGACTTATCATTATGAAACTTCTTCAGTTGAGTTAATTGATTCGGCAATTGATGCAGTTCTCCGCAACCAATAAATCTCTTCTAACCTTTACGGTGGGCGGTTACGCCATCGCCACCGGAAAAGGCACTTGAACCGGGAGCTTCCATATATTCAAGCTTAACTCACACTTTTAAAATCTATGGCTATTCCAGCAGCACAGTTAAAAATCGGGCTATCAGTAAGGTATTTAATCGGCACTCGAAGCGGTATGAGTGCGGCAATAACCGATATCACCAAATCATCTCTTAGCATCAAGAATACTCATATCGTCACTTTGACTTTTGATGACGATTCATTGCCAAACCACTTAAAAACACAACAACTAACTGTCTATGACGAATTGCTATCAGGTTGTGAAATTATTACATTTTAAAAAATGAAAATTGGCAACAGCAGCAGCAGCAGATCCCGCGCACATTCGCCGCGACAAGTTGAAATTAATTAAAATACGTGAGAATTCTGGCTCCTGAGTGCTGAATCCTTACCAAAATACTAACTTGCTGGCTGATATAATCCCGTATTTTCGTTAAATTCCCACCCTAATCCTGCTCTATCTTTGCCCTTACACCATGCTACAAAAAGCGGTGGAGGAAGATTAATTCGCTCCTTGCGTACACTTTCAGGACTTACACCAAGTCTCTTGGCTAAACCTTCTTCAGTTAATGGTTGCATTCGGGGAGTATGCACTTTGAAGGATGAATTATTGTAGTACGATTTTTGGCCCCGCTTTTGTTGGTTGTTGAGATAGTTTTGAATTTTTATAATCGCCTCAGCCAACTGTGTCATTCGAGCTGTCACCCCCTCCACTTTTTGTTCTAAATCATCAATTGCTGTGGTTTGGTTGCTATTAGATTCACTTAAAAACTCTGACTCGAGCTTATCAAGTCTAGAGCAAATAGCTTTTATCGTTTCATTGGTAGGACTGCTGTTAATATTGTTACTAGCAACTAAGTATTTTTTTACACTTGCCTTAATCTTTGATTCTAGGCGTTCGTCTAAATCATTAC
This window contains:
- the recD2 gene encoding SF1B family DNA helicase RecD2, with protein sequence MMSLLKVENFPSLTLSEIQQYLESGLFRGIGKKTAQTLVKHFGTSTLSVLDNAPEKLASIPELSTYRITAITSSWSSSKTNPNFGVITQLLAVGTSLKLALKICDHYGHKTSSVLQNNPYRLADEVDGIGFKTADQLAISLGISLDSETRYASSLIHVLKSAMQEGNCFLPSSQLLAAAMDALNHREHTPDIQSLSTILAKLIDKGTLISGESGESVYLKAVYRAELSVALKIQAHLNQPTRPKEHLEHWLSNLQATDYRQLSRLSDEQLSALVMAAKHPISIITGGPGRGKTHVLKTLVEWLTSIRATITLTAPTGKAANRIKDATGMEASTIHRLLQWQGVGQAFLYNEENLLALDWLIVDEFSMVDIFLFNSLLKAVPAKTQILLVGDSDQLPSVGAGMVLRDLLHSDLIPTTRLQTIYRQRHESLIIYAATDVNLGTVPTLHKFHQPQEWMDVSDCAMLETPSPQATANTIVSLALAMSKENVDLNQQLMVLAPQKSGLAGVNNLNKLLAPIFNPKLENQAEVVSGSVIYRVGDRVIQLKNRYETVPPVMNGEMGRIIAVDPRHELLTIDWEGGARVDYYRSDFEQIMHSFCITCHKSQGSEFPYVIFPLLTSNSRMLTRQLLYTTMTRAMGTFIAVGQLLALNIAVATDKPAKRFTGLTNLLISPPNELANIWRRLGNATKSPTTASTLTIASRLQQRQLTATQGQMTTIGSLALQMYESKFGYRPSKQPELVGKFRFKTYHYETSSVELIDSAIDAVLRNQ